Sequence from the Arvicola amphibius chromosome 3, mArvAmp1.2, whole genome shotgun sequence genome:
TGAAATCAGTTATCTAGCTAAACTGGTTATTGGTTAAGTAGCTGGAATAACATTGTACTAAAATAGGTGCTGTTACAGTAATGCTCTACACTTTTCTGTTCCCCTTGACGACATCTTAGCAGCATGTATCGACTGAGACATAAAGCATAATAGGTGGAAGACAGGCTTGACTACACACAAAACGAGGAAAAGTTGTTCTGCCCGACAGGCAATTTCAATAGAGAGCCCCATGTCCATATGGAaaacctttaatttaaaaataaacaggctgggcagtggtggtgcatgcctttaatcccagcattttgaaggaagagacagtcacatctctgagtttgaggacagtccggactatacagagaaaccctgtctccaaaaacaaagatCTAGTATAGATCAAATTAACTGTGTAGAGCTTATAGCTTATCTCCAGTTTCTGTAATCAGAGtacatgaaagagaaaaattcaaCCCAATGTTGTAAACATCAGCCTAAAGGTCTGTCACACTGAGGAACACCAGAAGAACTGTCCTCAAGAAAAAGATAGCAGATCATTTCACAAAAGAGaacctgctgggcggtggtgacgcacactcaggaggcagaggcaggtggatcgctgtgagttcgaggttagcctggtctacaagagcgagttcccgGGACAAGTTgcaaaactacagggaaaccctgtctcaaaaaaccaaaacaaaaacccctgaaAGTTTTGCCTTTCTAAGTGTTTTCTAGGcttttggagggagggagggagggagttttgATGCTTAGTTATAGTAATAGcgttttaaataaaagacaaatttcgccggcagtggtggtgtatgcctttaatcccagcacttgggaggcagaggtaggctgatctttgtgagttcgaggctagcctggtctacagagctagtgccaggataggctccaaagctacacagagaaaccctgtctcagaaaaaaaaggaaaaaaaaagtaacaaatacacaaAAGACAAGTTTCCTACGTTAGCCCAGAACCTGCTTCAGCCTACCAAGCACTGCCATGACAGaacacaaatttttttttactatattagaATCCTACTTGGAGTCATCTCTGGGAATGATTAGCTTTAGGAATATATACTAGATCACCTGATTTTAATGTGTTATTGAAAATACATTCAAATTGGTAACAAGAATGCTCATTAAAAAGTTAGaagcaaggctggagagatggctcagttgctaagagcactagctgctcttccagaggacctgagttcaatttccagcaccacatggcagctcacacctgcctatAACTACCATACCAGAGCTTTtgtcaccctcacacagatacacatgcaagcaaaatatcaatgaacataaagtaaaattatctATATATAAAAGTTTGAAGCAGGCTGGGCAGAGtgggtgtgtgtttatataatcACAGTACTTGTGaaattgagacaggaggattcagAGTTGGTTataggccaacctggactatatagtgagttcaaggccagcattcAGGGGGCAGATACAGGTAACtctctaagtttgaggacagtctggtctacaaagcaagttcatctcaaacaaacagaaaccaaaaataagACAATCCCcctccctgcaaaaaaaaaagaaaaagaaaaatccaaaaactAACCAACAAAGCCAGGTTCTTTATCAACAGTCTGTAACAAACAGCAAGAAAATTCCTTTAGAATTGGGTGGGTGAGTCAGAATGACCATACCCTAGACCTGGCCTTATTCCTCCCCTAAGGCCCCCAGGTTTTCCCCACCTCAAGTTGGGGTCTTGCTATGCTGcccttttgatcctcctgccacagccttctgagtgctgagattatggctGTGTTCCGCAAAGGTTTGTTACACTTTCATCTTTAATTCAACTGTGTGCGTAATCACATTATTTCTTTACGGACACTTTCTTACAAGATAAATTTTAACAGTCGTGTTTCTGAAACAAAAGGTCCTGAAATTTCTGATATATACATGAAAGAAATTTCCTCATAAACTTAAGTTTATAGTCACTTATCTCCATTTTGAAACCTGAATTTTAATTGAACCTCACTTGAACTAAGCatcttcaaaattttattttatgatttattgtgtgtgcaggtgtatgtgtgcgtgcacggAGACCAAAAGAAGGAGTCAGAtctcctagaattggagttacaggaagttgtgagcctcctgacatggTTTCTGGAcctaaacttgggtcttctggaacaatagcaagtgctcttaacaagtcatctctccagtacctcaaagatttttttaaattatgtgtatgtatgatacaTAAGCAGGGCATGCATGTGCCACtgcacaggtgtggaggtcaaaggaccaTTTTCAGGAGTAAGTTCCTTTTAATAGCTTTCCATAGTAGGCTAAGAGACTGAgttcaggtagtcaggcttgagTGGCAAGTGCATTTTCCTACTGAGGAAAGCTGGCTGGCCTGAAGCTAAGAATCCTTATGTGTTTTTCTTAGTCTTTATGTGTATGATAACTTGCAAGGGTATATATTATGATTATTTCCCATTATCAAAGTGGTACTTTGGCATGACCTAAAGGCTGgcactttttcctcttcccaaactGGTCGACATAACACATTCTCATCTTGTCTTTAGCAACTTTATTCCTCACTAACACAAAAAGCCAAAGGGTTGCTGCTCTTTGACCTTCCCTTACCTGATCTGCCTCTTGTGGAGATCTCACATGTCAGTCTCTTGAAATATTCCGGAAGATCAGCATAGTCATTTCCATAGGAGATGACCTTAATCCCCTTGTCCAGCATGTTTTCTCGAAGCTTCTTGAACTCATCTACATCTCCTCTCCGAACCAGCATGAAATGTTCTAGGTCAGATTTATGCTTGACAGCCTCTAGGAACAGGGCCTGGAAAGTGGTGTCGTCCACCGTCCAGCCACAAcccaagaaaagaaatgacttgtTTTCATAGAGTTTCTGAATCTCTCtcttcaaggaaaagaaaacaacagattactgacacagaagacagacaaaAGATTTGGCTGAAGCAAAAAGGTCAGTAGTCTATAACTGCTACATTTAGCAGACTGAAGTGGTCCACTGACCAAAACTTAAGAGGGAAAGAGATCACAAGGTTTGATGTCCTAGTTATTATTACAATGTGATGATTGATCTAAAACTACTTTTTATCTGACATTCATCTgaaggttcttttgtttctttaaaaatatatattattttgtgtatatgatgtaAGTACATGAGTGCATGCCACAGGATGCACGTAGATATCAGAGGacaattcatttttctctgtcctatctttacatgggttccagggactgaagtcAAACTGGAAGGCTTGcacaactgagtcatctcatcgatttttctgttttgtctttaaacAGTTCACCACACTGGCACTAGTTTACTGAGCctgaaagtttaatttttttagatttatgttcTTGGTTGATTAGACAACCAACGGGTCTTTGATGTATCTTACCCCTTTCCACTTTCTGGAGAAAAAATTTgacaactttaaatttttatttgtttttttttgattgtgtgtgtacatacatgttacATGTTACATGTAATCTGTGGAGGCTAGAAGTTGACGTTGGGAGTTCTTTTCCATTGCTCTCCATTTTATGTACTGAGGCAGGTCTCTTAATTGAACTCTTAACTTGCAGATTCAGCTGACCCAGGTGGTCTGctcccctgtctctaccttccaagtgttgggattatataCAGATGCCACTGTCTTTGACATTTATGTCAGTGCTAGGGCTAGAACTAAGTTCTCATATTGTGGAGCAAGTgccttacccactgggccatcttgccagccctcaaatgttttttgctttaaaaactgAACCACTAGTCATCAGAAAACATAATTCTATCATTAGATATGGTCAAAGAAACCTTACTAAAAGCATCGCTGTGAGTGTATACATAatttgtgtctgtgcatatagtccacacacacactcaatatcAATGATGGATATATTTATAGTAAATATTGGGGAAGGATATGGCCCTTATACTTCAGAAAAGCATCACGTTTCCTGGTCTTTCTCTGGCCCCGTCCTGTAAAGATTCCAATGACCCTGTTCTGAAAATTTGTAGCACTGAGCTGGACCCAAGAAGCATTTCCAgtttaaatgtgtatatgtgaacaAGTTCAAAACTTGAACCCCAAAGATCAACaaacccaaagaagaaaaccTCCATTTTGTCATCCAATCAgtttgtttcccaattttctaagtAAACAGTTAAGTGTGAATAAGTGGATAGTCTTTTTATAATCTATGTCCCAACtataactgctttttaaaaagctacctAAATTATTTTGGACATGGACTTATTAAGAAATCAAATAATGAAGAAGGAAACTAATATATTCTTGGTATGTGAAGGTGCCAATGAGAGAGTGCCATCTGCTGGCTGATCACCGAGCATAGGCAAATAAATACCTGTCCTTTGATCTGATACCTGAAGTAAACTGCGTTTCTCAGGATGGCATGCAATCTCAGGTATAAAACACAAGGGAGTAAGGTCtaactttcttcttgttttgattGAAATAAATGCTCCCATGTTAATATTTAGAATATGCTTAGAAATGTCTGCAGGAGTGAAAGCCCAGCTAGATCAGCACCACTTACCATAACTTCAGTGTTCCTGAGCACATTCTGATATCCAGCTGGGTGGAGGACAATGCCACTAGGATTGGTATAAACCCCATGGATGTGTAACACACTTAGCTTCCGCTTCTCCTGAGCCCACTCCAGAACCTGCACAATACACACATAGCTCGACAGGATGGCAAGGCAAGCACCTGCTTCAAAGTCACAATGTGTAAGAGGCTGCCTGAGGATTAGACTTCTGACATAACTGTCCAGCTTCACGCTACCGTAAGGACAAGAATTCAAACACTTGATGGGCCCAAGTTCCTATGTTAGGACTGTTAGGAATGATGGCAACAAATCTAGTGCCATCTTTGAAATCTAGTGACTTCTCTTTGAAAGTCACTGTCAGCAGTTAGAATCTGTCAGCATTTGCAACCCAATACGGACAGTTTCCTCTGGTGATGGTTCAAGCACTAGTACCATCctccccatcctttcttcctctcttcttcctctctccctcatggatatctctgtgaagccctggctgtcctcaaactcacagagatccacctgtttctgcctcctgagtgctgggattacaggtgtgcaccactattcccagcttattttcattctttgctCATTAtttaacccagactggccttcaacttaaAATCCTCTCACCTCAGCATtatgagtactggggttacaggaatgCACCCCCACACCCTGTTCAATTCCCAATCTGGGTCCCAGGTCCCAATCAAAGTAGTATTCCAGCTACTACCCTAGCAGAGGCAGGCCTGTGGCACTGAGGAAATCATTTATCTATTCAGACTATTCATCTGGGTACTAACTAAGCTGGACAAAAAGGCAGGTtccaaggaaacaaaatgaaaatgacaaaaatcacaGAGCAGGGCAAATGACCGTAAAGGAATCATCTCTTCATCAACACCtttcaaatttgtgtgtgtgcgcgcgcacatggtGTATGTTGCGGGGGGTGTAGTATCATGgtgcacatgcagaggtcagagggaaacTTGCAGAAgtcgattctctccttctaccatgtaggtcctggcaACTGAACTGAGGTCATTGGGCTTGGTGGTAAgtgcccactgagtcatcccacAGCTcactcccatttttctttttaaaattttgaaatgggatttctctctttgtctcactGGCTGGAAACTTCCAAAGTTTGGTTTGATAGCCGACCTGTTGAACCACTGTTCCAGTCTCTTCAAATGACTAACCTCACCCTTATGATTGGGCAAAACTGTCAATACTCATAACTTTaaaatctttgtattttattgtatgtatactGATTTTAcctaaaaaaaaccaaccaacccaaaAGTACAAGCAAGGAAAGCAGCTTTCTTTCTCACTGATACAGCTTTAACTGGAGATGTCCATCACAGGCTCATGGTTTAAGTGCTGGCCCCCAATTCATGATGCTATTTTGGGAGGGGGAGGGTCTTGCCAGTAAAGTAGACCACTAAGGGAGAGCTTTTATGAAGGTTATAACCTGGTCCCGATTCTGGTCCACTTTCTTGCTCTGTTCTGCTATGATGTGAACGGTCTCTACCACATGCTCCAACCGCCACAAAAAGGAGCCTCTCCACTGTGCTCTTCTTACTGTGATGCCTAAAGTTCCCTGCACTAGTGAGTTCCGAGAAGCCTTTCCTCCTTTAGCTGGTTTCTATGGGATATTTTAATCCTAGCAATGTGAAAGTATTACTGATACTCTTCCTCTACAGAAGGCACATTTTCTGAGGAAGATAAAACCCATTACCCTAAGACTACTGGTTAACATTTTACCTTTTTCTCATCAGTAAGGTCAAGGGATTCAAGCTGTTTTCCCTGGTCAGCTGCATAGAGTTCTAGGAGATTATCAAAATTTGTAGTTAATACTAGGGCTCCATTTTCCATTAGATGGAGAACAGACTGAAGGAGCTGTTTTCCCGAATCTTCCATCTTTGACTCCAGGTCATCAAATACTTCATATAAACAGTCTTTGAAAAATGTGGACCGAACATTACTGGTACGCTGCATGTGTGGGAgatttgaaagacaaaaaaaaattcataagtgCTTTGTTAATTTGTTTCAGTTGCAGAAATTATAAATTTTGAACACTTTATAACTTAAAACATCATCAGCTCTCATTGCAATAATGAAAATAGGATGGTACATGCCAAACACAATGTCTAGCACACAGTAAGTAATCAATACTACCACATCAGACAGAAATGAGCACAAGCTTTTTAAACAGACATTTTGAATCTAGAGAAATGGTCTGGCTGTGgattcctggctggcctagaattcaatTCACTTTGACTAAACTCGCCTCACATTTTCAATgatctgtcttcctgtctctgcctccctagtgctgggattacatgggCTATCATGCCCACTCAGCTTCtaaattatcattttatagaAGGCAGAACATGGACAAGGCTAAGAGATCAGGACTAAAGGATGAGGGTAGAAAGCAAAGTACCAACTACCCTTCAATTAGGCTTCTGATCAGACCCAAAGTGGCTTAGTATTATCTGTCCTCTTTATTCTTTAGAGAGTCTGCTTTTGgtaacttgacacaggctagagttatTTGGGAATAGGGACCTCAACTGAATAAAAGCCTTCATCAGATTGCCCACAACAAGTCTGTAGGgcagtttcttgattaatgatttatatgggagggcacagcccacaTTTATATGGGGTGGGGTGACACCCtgaggcaggtggtcctgagtggtataagaaagcaagctggagcacagtggcgcacacctttaatcccagcactcagggatctctgtgaattcaaggccagcctggttttctacataagagaattccaggacagatagaCTATAttgagagactatctcaaaaacaaaaaacaaacaaacaaaaaacccaaaaaccatcctgccagaaaaagaaaaaaacaaaccaaaacaagcaagcagaaacAGCAAGCATGCAGCAGTAAGTGACATTCCGTCGTgactctgctttagttcctgccctgacttaaCCTGGACAACGGACCTCAagctgtaaactgaaataaacccttttctccccaagttacttttggtcatggtgttttcattatagcaacagaaaccccaactaagacctaGGGAAAATAGAGAACATGGGGAACAATATGCAGCTCatgctagctttgaacttgttaCACAGTTGACTaacactggtctcaaactcatgatcctctagcctcagcctccaaagtgctaggttACAGGTATGTATTGCCACATTCAATTTAGCATCTCTTTTTCAATTACAGATACTTGGCTGCTTATGGAGTTAGGAAAACCACTCAATACTTCCTTGTATTGTTTTGCCCTGACTCAATTCATCAATCTGTTTATAGATTTGCTGTGAAGAATATCTATTAAACGACAAAATTATGAAGAGATTTCACGACTAAAATCTTGGCATTTTGCAACTGTTTTAACAGGGCTGGGGATAAAACCTACAGCTTTGGACATGCATGACTGGACTATATCTATAGCtatcaattattaaaaatactaaactcAGGGACTGAGGAGATGCCTCCAAGGTTAAGCTTGTGTTctactgttgcagaggacctaagtttggttcctagtacccagaTCAGGTGGCTCAAACAGCTACCAGTAGCTCTAGCTCCAAAGGATTCAGCACCTTCTGGATTCCCCAGGCTCACTCataacacacacccacatatacataattaaaaataaaattaaccaggTTAGAGAGATAGCTAgttggctaagagcacttgttgcttttccagagctgagttcagttcccagcagccacatcaggtagcttacaaccacctgtaactctacctCTAGAGGATCCGATTCCCTCTTCTGTTCTTTGCTGACAATAGGAACAcatgtggtgtatatacatacaagcaggcaaaacacacacaaaaataagtaaaactaaaaaaaaaaaattaaaaaaagaagaaaagaggggctggagagatggctcagcagttaagagcactggctgttcttccagaggactaggttaaattcccagcacccacatggtagctcacaactgtctataactctagttccaggagatctgatactctcacacagacatacatacaaaaaccaatgcacataa
This genomic interval carries:
- the Fam118b gene encoding protein FAM118B isoform X4, with protein sequence MASTGSQASDIDKIFGFFNDGEPPTKKPRKLLPSLKTKKPRELVLVIGTGISAAVAPQVPALKSWKGLIQALLDAAIDFDLLEDEESKKFQKCLHEDKNLVHVAHDLIQKLSPRTSNVRSTFFKDCLYEVFDDLESKMEDSGKQLLQSVLHLMENGALVLTTNFDNLLELYAADQGKQLESLDLTDEKKVLEWAQEKRKLSVLHIHGVYTNPSGIVLHPAGYQNVLRNTEVMREIQKLYENKSFLFLGCGWTVDDTTFQALFLEAVKHKSDLEHFMLVRRGDVDEFKKLRENMLDKGIKVISYGNDYADLPEYFKRLTCEISTRGRSAGMAREGQLNGSSAGHGEVRGCST
- the Fam118b gene encoding protein FAM118B isoform X2, giving the protein MASTGSQASDIDKIFGFFNDGEPPTKKPRKLLPSLKTKKPRELVLVIGTGISAAVAPQVPALKSWKGLIQALLDAAIDFDLLEDEESKKFQKCLHEDKNLVHVAHDLIQKLSPRTSNVRSTFFKDCLYEVFDDLESKMEDSGKQLLQSVLHLMENGALVLTTNFDNLLELYAADQGKQLESLDLTDEKKVLEWAQEKRKLSVLHIHGVYTNPSGIVLHPAGYQNVLRNTEVMREIQKLYENKSFLFLGCGWTVDDTTFQALFLEAVKHKSDLEHFMLVRRGDVDEFKKLRENMLDKGIKVISYGNDYADLPEYFKRLTCEISTRGRSGMAREGQLNGSSAGHGEVRGILLPILYQSAEKLPKTLIVENQNLPFLTYLKFSESAF
- the Fam118b gene encoding protein FAM118B isoform X1 is translated as MASTGSQASDIDKIFGFFNDGEPPTKKPRKLLPSLKTKKPRELVLVIGTGISAAVAPQVPALKSWKGLIQALLDAAIDFDLLEDEESKKFQKCLHEDKNLVHVAHDLIQKLSPRTSNVRSTFFKDCLYEVFDDLESKMEDSGKQLLQSVLHLMENGALVLTTNFDNLLELYAADQGKQLESLDLTDEKKVLEWAQEKRKLSVLHIHGVYTNPSGIVLHPAGYQNVLRNTEVMREIQKLYENKSFLFLGCGWTVDDTTFQALFLEAVKHKSDLEHFMLVRRGDVDEFKKLRENMLDKGIKVISYGNDYADLPEYFKRLTCEISTRGRSAGMAREGQLNGSSAGHGEVRGILLPILYQSAEKLPKTLIVENQNLPFLTYLKFSESAF
- the Fam118b gene encoding protein FAM118B isoform X5, whose translation is MASTGSQASDIDKIFGFFNDGEPPTKKPRKLLPSLKTKKPRELVLVIGTGISAAVAPQVPALKSWKGLIQALLDAAIDFDLLEDEESKKFQKCLHEDKNLVHVAHDLIQKLSPRTSNVRSTFFKDCLYEVFDDLESKMEDSGKQLLQSVLHLMENGALVLTTNFDNLLELYAADQGKQLESLDLTDEKKVLEWAQEKRKLSVLHIHGVYTNPSGIVLHPAGYQNVLRNTEVMREIQKLYENKSFLFLGCGWTVDDTTFQALFLEAVKHKSDLEHFMLVRRGDVDEFKKLRENMLDKGIKVISYGNDYADLPEYFKRLTCEISTRGRSGMAREGQLNGSSAGHGEVRGCST
- the Fam118b gene encoding protein FAM118B isoform X3 — protein: MASTGSQASDIDKIFGFFNDGEPPTKKPRKLLPSLKTKKPRELVLVIGTGISAAVAPQVPALKSWKGLIQALLDAAIDFDLLEDEESKKFQKCLHEDKNLVHVAHDLIQKLSPRTSNVRSTFFKDCLYEVFDDLESKMEDSGKQLLQSVLHLMENGALVLTTNFDNLLELYAADQGKQLESLDLTDEKKVLEWAQEKRKLSVLHIHGVYTNPSGIVLHPAGYQNVLRNTEVMALFLEAVKHKSDLEHFMLVRRGDVDEFKKLRENMLDKGIKVISYGNDYADLPEYFKRLTCEISTRGRSAGMAREGQLNGSSAGHGEVRGILLPILYQSAEKLPKTLIVENQNLPFLTYLKFSESAF